In Deltaproteobacteria bacterium HGW-Deltaproteobacteria-6, the genomic stretch ACTGCGGCTGGAAATAATATTGCCGTCCTCAACGACCTCCTGATCGACAAAGTCCGCGCCGGCATTAATGAGATCATCTTTGATCGATTTCCAGCCGGTTATTTTTCGGCCCTTCACCACACGGGCCGAGATGAGCAGCTGGGGACCATGGCAAATGACAAAGACGGGTTTACCGCTTTCCACAAACTCCCGGGCAAAACGAAGTGCGTCCGCATGGATTCTCAGCTGATCGGGAGAATAGCCGCCGGGGATCAACAGGGCATCGAAACCGGTAATGCTCAAATCTTTGAGCGTCTGATCGATGACAACCGGCGTGCCTTTTTTGATCCCTTTGACGGTTTCCCCCGCTTGAATTCCGATATGAACAATTTTGTGCCCCGCTGCCATAAAAGCAAAAACCGGTTCCGAGTATTCGGAATCTTCAAACATATTCGTAATGATGACGGCTATGGTAGCCATTTTTCACCTCCGGTTGTTTTACGGGCTGCCGATATATTCTACCCGTTCTTCAGTTACGTTAGCGCAAAAGTTACCGGTCAGGCCCGGATTCATTATCCTGACCGCCTTTTTCTACGACCAGATACCGGCTATTTGAGCCCGGCAATACGGGCAACGGCCGTCCCGGAGATGAAAGCTTTGTAATCCCATATAATGCCTTTCGATGACGGGTTTTTTACACTGATGGCAATAGGTGTTGACGCCCTCCATGACATTGCCCATGTAAATGTGATGCAGGCCGGCCTGCTCACCGATTTGTTTGGCGCGATGCAATGTGGCAAGCGGGGTTGCAGGATGATCGGAAAATTCATAATCCGGATGAAAACGGCTGATGTGCCAGGGGATCATGCGATCCACACCCGCAAGAAATTCGGCAATTTGCTTTAATTCATTATCCGAATCATTTTCGCCGGGAATCACCAGCGTCGTTACTTCAACCCAGACACCCAGAGCCTTCATCCCGGAAATCGTGTCCAGCACCGGCTGCAGACGGGCTTTGCAGTTTTTTTTGTAGGATGCCTCGCTGAAACTTTTCAAATCCACATTGGCCGCGGCAAGATACGGTTTGATGGTTGCCAGCGCCTGATTCGTCATATATCCGTTGGTGACGAACACGTTAGACAACCCCGCCTCCATTGCCAACTGTGCCGTATCAAATGCATACTCGAAGAAAATGGTCGGTTCCGTGTAGGTGTAGGATATGCTCCGGCAGCTATTTTTTACGGCATCGTCGACCACCTGCCGGGGCAAAACTTCGCGGCCGGATTGAACATGGCCATTCTTTGCGGATACCTGGGAAATTTGCCAGTTCTGGCAGAAACCGCATTTAAAATTGCAGCCGATTGTGGCAATGGAATAAGACCGGGTGCCGGGCAGAAAATGATACAGCGGCTTTTTTTCGATGGGGTCGACATGGGCCGCGATCACATCCGCATATACCATGGTGTTTAAAACGCCCTGCACGTTTTGCCGGACGCCGCACACACCAAACTTCGATTCTGATATTTTGCATTCATGCGCGCACAGATAACAATGCACCTTTTGATTATCCAGCTTTTCCCACAAACGGGCTTCTCTGATCATGACAGCCTCCCGCAATATTCTTAAATGCTTCCGGACATTCGATTGTATCATTGCCGGTCAGGTCACCCCCCCCCCGTTTACAGAAAGCAGCAACGGCAACAGGATAAGGTTCTGCGGCCGGGGTGATCGGACATTCGGGAAAATCTATTCAGCAGATCGCTGTCCATAATCCAACCGCGATGAATAACCCGGAATATCCGCATCGGAGCACATAAAAATCCGCGTACCGGCGAGGCTTTCTTCAAGGGTCGACTCAACTTTACGATATTTCCAGTGCAATATTTTTTCATCATACGCTTCGAATTCCTGAATTATTTTTTTATGCTCTTCCTGTAAAAAATATTGCGCAGCAGGGGTGAAAAAATGTTTATCTTCTTTGAGAATATGTCCGGGATAAAAGGTAATCAATTCCTGAAGGCAACCGATGATTTCCTGTATCGTATCAACCCCTGCAAAATATCTTTCGGTTGCAAGTATCCATCTGCCCACAATCGAACGGGAATACTGGTGTTCCTCGACAAGTTCATTCATCATCTCCAAATGTTCTTTGGAAATACTTTTTTTTCTGAGTTCCCGGAAAACAATATTCTCTTCTTTCCCATGGTGAGCGAGATCCGCGTAGGTGCGGATAAAATCGATGGACATCTCTATCGCTACGGGATCGATCCGGCGCATCCCTTTAATTTTTTCGACCTCGGATTGAAATACGGTCAGCGTGTTATTGATAACCCGGTGTTCTTCCCGTAAAAGC encodes the following:
- a CDS encoding cation-binding protein, whose amino-acid sequence is MNAMKLLREEHRVINNTLTVFQSEVEKIKGMRRIDPVAIEMSIDFIRTYADLAHHGKEENIVFRELRKKSISKEHLEMMNELVEEHQYSRSIVGRWILATERYFAGVDTIQEIIGCLQELITFYPGHILKEDKHFFTPAAQYFLQEEHKKIIQEFEAYDEKILHWKYRKVESTLEESLAGTRIFMCSDADIPGYSSRLDYGQRSAE
- the amrS gene encoding AmmeMemoRadiSam system radical SAM enzyme; protein product: MIREARLWEKLDNQKVHCYLCAHECKISESKFGVCGVRQNVQGVLNTMVYADVIAAHVDPIEKKPLYHFLPGTRSYSIATIGCNFKCGFCQNWQISQVSAKNGHVQSGREVLPRQVVDDAVKNSCRSISYTYTEPTIFFEYAFDTAQLAMEAGLSNVFVTNGYMTNQALATIKPYLAAANVDLKSFSEASYKKNCKARLQPVLDTISGMKALGVWVEVTTLVIPGENDSDNELKQIAEFLAGVDRMIPWHISRFHPDYEFSDHPATPLATLHRAKQIGEQAGLHHIYMGNVMEGVNTYCHQCKKPVIERHYMGLQSFHLRDGRCPYCRAQIAGIWS
- a CDS encoding protease; translated protein: MATIAVIITNMFEDSEYSEPVFAFMAAGHKIVHIGIQAGETVKGIKKGTPVVIDQTLKDLSITGFDALLIPGGYSPDQLRIHADALRFAREFVESGKPVFVICHGPQLLISARVVKGRKITGWKSIKDDLINAGADFVDQEVVEDGNIISSRSPADLPAFITASLRKLPES